ATTTAAACCCAATATTCTGGTCTCTGAGATGGCAGGGAATGTGATAGGTCACCTTCCCCGGCTTCTTCATAAAGTCGGTCGCGAGTTCCCCCTCCTTCTTCATCTTCATGAGGTACTCGCAGATATCAAATGTCTTCTCAGCCACCTGCTTCGTCTGCTCATTGGGAAGGAGTTCCGGATATTCCCGTTTCAGCATTAAACTGCAGCTAGCCGTGGGCACCACTACATCGTACCCCTTGAGTACCCATGGGTACAATGAGGCGACATTGCTTCGGGCTGCCTGCTGGATGGCTTGGGTATCTCCGATCTCAAAATTCGGCATTCCGCAACAGCGCTGCTCAGGAACCACCACCTGAACCCCGTTTTTTTCCAGCACTTGCACCGTGGCCTTGCCGACATCGGTGACCTGTGCATTCACTAAACAACTGGCAAACAAAGCCACTTTTCGGATAGGCGGATCGGCCGACACAGTCTTGGCTCGACGCCCAAACCAGCGCGAAAACGTCTCAGACGAGAAGTGTAGAACCTGGCGATCTTGATGGATCCCGACGAGCTGCTGCAGCACACGGCGGGCCAACATGCTGCGTAATAACCTGTTCGTGATCGAGGCGGTCGCGCTGCCCAGCCTCCCGATGGCATCCGTCATGATGAGCAGACGATCCCGCCACCGAACCCCTCGTTCCACAGCAAGGCGCTTCTTCCAGGCAACCATCAAATGGGGGAAGTCGATGACATAGTGATGGGGAGGCGTATAGGGGCAATGGTTGAAGCAGAGCTTGCAGTAGTAGCATTCGTCGACCACGCGGTGATGATCGGACGGAGTCAGTTTCGTGATATCCCCCTCATACACATCGATGCGGTCCAACAACGTGTTGAAAGACGGACAGAGATTAAAACAGCGTCGGCAGCCGTCACAGACCTCATAGATCCGCAACGTCTCTTTCTCTAGCTGCTTGGCGTCGATGGGTGCAATCAGGCTGATGCCCTTCATGATCTGTCTCTCGGAAAGCAATCAGCGGTCAGTCTTCGCCGACGGGCTGCCGCCACATCGCCGAAAACTGACCGCTGAACGTGAGCTGATACTCAGCTGTTAGCTTTTCAAGCCATCCAGCCCCTTTTGGAAACGATTGGCATGGGACCGCTCGGCTTTTGCGAGCGTCTCAAACCATTCAGCTAACTCAGGAAACCCCTCATCCCGAGCCGTCTTCGCCATCCCAGGATACATTTGCGTATATTCGTAGGTTTCGCCCTCGATGGCAGACTTGAGATTCGCATCCGTATTGCCGATCGGCACACCGGTAGCCGGGTCTCCGACCTCTTTCAAGAAGTCCATATGGCCGAAGGCATGGCCGGTTTCCGCCTCTGAGGTGTCCCGGAAGAGCCCGCCGATGTCCGGATACCCCTCGATATCCGCCCGCCGAGCGAAATAGAGATACCGTCGGTTGGCTTGTGATTCTCCGGCAAACGCATGTTTCAGATTGTCGTGACTCTTGGTCCCTTTTAAGCTTTTTCCCATATCATCCTCCTCGTTGTTCGAAGGCCCACCCTTCCCCCGCGAAGATCATCGTCGCTCGGAAACTGCCGCGTAAGATAGCGCAGCCATCATCAGAGGTTCAAGAGGCTTTCCATCATTCGGCTGGCCGGCGTCGCCGGCAACGACCGGACCTACTCGCCGATTGGGTGAGTATTTGCGCGGCTGGGTGGTATAATGAGTCATTGTTGTCGTGAGCTACAGAAATCTTCTTTTGAGGCTCTTCGTGAAGATCGTTCTTCCTCATCGTCTCTACCACATTGTCGGTATGATTTCGCTGTTCATTATCCTCCTCTCTGGTTGTGCTCAAGACTCCTATCAGCGGAGGGCAGATGTGATGAAAGACCACGTCGAAGCCTTCTACAGCCACTTGAAGGCCAATCGGGTGGGATCAGCGGTTCACGAAAACGAACAGATCGAACTCATGGCCGACCAGATGGCGGACACCGTCAAGAAACGTGGTCACATGGGAGGAGTCGGGCAAGTCGAACGCGAGTTCGCACTGATGAAAACGGCTCGAGAAACAGCCGCGCAAAACTGGATCGCGTTGGGACAATACTTCACGCTCAAGCAACAACCGGATAGAGCCCGCGCTTCCTATCAACGCGTGATCGATACCTACACCAATCCGACCGAACGTGCCTACCGAGAGCAGGCGGCTCGAGCATTGAAAGATCTGGATATCGCCTCAGCGCCTTCGGCCGATCCAACGCACTGATCACGTCGCGGACTTCGTACGGAGAGCTCTTCTTGCCTGCTCCCTCAACCATGCGACAAGCAACGCCATGGAGCATATTCCTGCTGGCTCTCTGCCTGGTCTCAGCAGGATGTGTCCATCGCATCCATGTGACGCCGCTCCCGACCAGCGTGCCGTCCAACACGATCCCGCGAAGCCTCCGGGTCACGCTGAGCCCTATTGCCCTGGAAGGTCCAGATCATCGGCCAGGTATCACGTTCCTCACCTGGTCTCATCGAGATCTGACCCAGGGAATCCTTGACTACCTGCGGCAACGAGGCACTTTCGCGTCGGTCTCGCCCGAATCAGGCGACCTTTCGCTTCATATGGCTACCAAGTTGGTGCTGAGCTCTCGGCGAGGCCACTATCACTACCGAGTCATGCTGCAGGCGGACATGCGCGAAGAAGCGTCACAGGTGATCAAGTCCTATTTCTCGGAGCAAACCGCAGTGGGGTCATCAGTCCGGTGGATCACAGCCTCTGATCGTCACCCGATTGAGACTGCGTTACAGTCGGCTCTGGAAGACATAATGCGAAAGATTGAAGCCGATTGGCCACTGTATCTCAACCGCACCACGCAGTCGCCACCCTAAAGTCATACCACCTGCGCCGATTGGGCCGGCTGTTCAACTGGGCCGGAATTGGAATCCTGGTTCTGCTCAAGGCTGCCGTCCTTGGAGGCTTCAACGTACTCATGGCAATCGAGACGGAACCCCTGATCTCCAAATGCGATGTTGTAAAAGTTGCAATGATGCGGCAGATCCGAATCTTTATAGATGTGCGGCTGAAAATGTTCGCAGGATACGCACATACGCGCAACCGGAATCTCGCCTTGCAATTGAAGGGCGCGAATCAGTTTCACGAGCGTCCCGAGAAGTGATACCTGCTCCTGGGGGGAGAGATTCTCAGTAGCCGATGCCAGAATTTCCGGCCATCGGTTTTCAACATGGCCCGCTTTGACCCCCAGAGCCGTTAAGTGTACCGTCACCACGCGATT
This portion of the Nitrospira sp. genome encodes:
- a CDS encoding rubrerythrin family protein, whose product is MGKSLKGTKSHDNLKHAFAGESQANRRYLYFARRADIEGYPDIGGLFRDTSEAETGHAFGHMDFLKEVGDPATGVPIGNTDANLKSAIEGETYEYTQMYPGMAKTARDEGFPELAEWFETLAKAERSHANRFQKGLDGLKS
- a CDS encoding winged helix-turn-helix transcriptional regulator, whose translation is MTAVITIDQDSLPDRLVTGLSKIGLAMKSRTWRRKGRQGIGPLQIQVLTFLRSRPNHSATVSTIARELSVKLPTASEVIRTLEQKRFVRRRRREVDNRVVTVHLTALGVKAGHVENRWPEILASATENLSPQEQVSLLGTLVKLIRALQLQGEIPVARMCVSCEHFQPHIYKDSDLPHHCNFYNIAFGDQGFRLDCHEYVEASKDGSLEQNQDSNSGPVEQPAQSAQVV